The Geobacter sp. AOG2 genome includes a window with the following:
- a CDS encoding peptide chain release factor-like protein, which yields MSDFAVSEEKNRWLVRKMAELGVKEDDLEEAFVRSSGNGGQHVNKTSTCVQLHHRPSGIVVTASRERSQSVNRFLARRELLERLEAQTGVQTAEMKRVEKLRKQKDRRRRRTATKVAP from the coding sequence ATGTCGGATTTTGCCGTCAGCGAGGAAAAAAACCGCTGGCTCGTCCGTAAAATGGCCGAGTTGGGGGTGAAGGAGGATGACCTGGAGGAGGCCTTTGTCCGCTCCTCGGGCAACGGCGGCCAGCACGTCAACAAAACCTCGACCTGCGTCCAGTTGCATCACAGGCCAAGCGGCATCGTGGTTACCGCTTCGCGGGAGCGTAGCCAGTCGGTAAACCGTTTCCTGGCACGGCGTGAATTGCTGGAGCGGCTTGAGGCACAGACCGGCGTGCAGACGGCGGAGATGAAACGGGTCGAGAAACTGCGCAAACAGAAAGACCGGCGCCGCAGGCGGACCGCCACAAAGGTTGCACCATGA